CCCACTCGACGTCCATATATGAAGCCTATTTTCCTGATATTATTCACGCTTTTGACCGCTTTTCTGCCGCTTGCCCAAGCGAAAGAGAGTTATCTCGTGATGGAGGCTCACAGCAACCGTGTCTTGCTGGCATACAATTCCGAACAAAAGCGCCCGGTCGCCAGCCTGAATAAGATCACCTCCGTTAAGGTGGTCTTGGATTGGGTGAAAGCATCCCAGGCAAACCTTACAACTTTGATTCCAGTCCCTCAGGCGGCTCTCGCTCTGGGTGGACCCAACCCCATGGGTTTGCAACCGGGGGATCAGCTTTCCATCCGGGATGCCATCTATTCCGCCATGCTGGGCTCTGACAATATTGCCATGTTCGCCCTGTCCCAACACGTAGGTCAACAACTGCTTATCAGGCGGCAAATTGCCGGAGATCCACAAAAGACGTTTGTCGCCGAGATGAACACGCTGTCCAAGGCTCTGGGGATGCGCCGCACAAAATTCAAATCCTCGCATGGCTTGGAAGTGGGTTACTGGAAGGGGCATTCAACGGCGGCGGACATCGCCCGCATCTGCGTTCATGTGATGCGGGATACCGGTTTTGGTTTTTACGTAAAACAACGCTCGCGAAAAATCTCAGTTGTTTCACCCGGCGGACAACGTCGGTCCTTCACCGTGCAAAACACAAACAAGCTGTTGGGGCAACTGAATGTCAATGGCATCAAGACGGGCATGACTGCTGAGGCTGGACAGTGCCTGGCGATCAACGCCCATAA
This genomic stretch from Oceaniferula marina harbors:
- a CDS encoding D-alanyl-D-alanine carboxypeptidase family protein; this encodes MKPIFLILFTLLTAFLPLAQAKESYLVMEAHSNRVLLAYNSEQKRPVASLNKITSVKVVLDWVKASQANLTTLIPVPQAALALGGPNPMGLQPGDQLSIRDAIYSAMLGSDNIAMFALSQHVGQQLLIRRQIAGDPQKTFVAEMNTLSKALGMRRTKFKSSHGLEVGYWKGHSTAADIARICVHVMRDTGFGFYVKQRSRKISVVSPGGQRRSFTVQNTNKLLGQLNVNGIKTGMTAEAGQCLAINAHKSPLVKKLEDGKTQIRGRDLVVVILGSSDRFGRARQLIPQGWNAFDQWGAAGYPISESRREYLVVPQL